A single Streptococcus thermophilus DNA region contains:
- a CDS encoding 50S ribosomal protein L23 — MNLYDVIKKPVITEKSMIALEAGKYTFEVDTRAHKLLIKQAVEAAFEGVKVASVNTVTVKPKQKRVGRYTGFTSKTKKAIITLTADSKAIELFAAEAE, encoded by the coding sequence ATGAATTTGTATGACGTAATCAAAAAACCTGTTATCACTGAGAAATCTATGATTGCTCTTGAAGCAGGAAAATACACTTTCGAAGTTGATACACGTGCACACAAACTCTTGATCAAACAAGCAGTTGAAGCTGCATTTGAAGGTGTTAAAGTTGCTAGCGTGAACACTGTAACTGTTAAACCAAAACAAAAACGTGTAGGACGTTACACTGGTTTCACTTCAAAAACTAAAAAAGCTATCATCACTCTTACAGCTGATTCTAAAGCAATCGAGTTGTTTGCAGCTGAAGCTGAATAA
- the rplD gene encoding 50S ribosomal protein L4 translates to MANVKLFDQTGKEVSTVELNDAIFGIEPNESVVFDVVVSQRASLRQGTHAVKNRSAVSGGGRKPWRQKGTGRARQGSIRSPQWRGGGVVFGPTPRSYGYKLPQKIRRLALKSVYSAKVAEDKFVAVEALSFAAPKTAEFANVLSALSIDSKVLVIVEEGNKFAELSARNLANVTVATPATASVLDIVNADKLLVTKEAISSIEEVLA, encoded by the coding sequence ATGGCAAACGTAAAACTATTTGACCAAACTGGTAAAGAAGTTAGCACAGTTGAACTTAATGACGCTATCTTCGGTATCGAACCAAACGAATCAGTAGTATTTGATGTCGTAGTCAGCCAACGTGCTAGCCTTCGCCAAGGTACTCATGCGGTTAAAAACCGTTCGGCAGTATCAGGTGGTGGACGTAAACCATGGCGTCAAAAAGGAACTGGACGTGCTCGTCAAGGTTCTATCCGCTCACCACAATGGCGTGGTGGTGGTGTTGTCTTCGGACCAACTCCACGTTCTTACGGATACAAACTTCCACAAAAAATTCGTCGCCTTGCATTGAAATCTGTATACTCAGCTAAAGTTGCAGAAGATAAATTTGTAGCGGTTGAAGCTCTCTCATTTGCGGCTCCAAAAACTGCTGAATTCGCAAACGTTCTTTCAGCTCTTAGCATCGATTCTAAAGTACTTGTTATCGTTGAAGAAGGAAACAAATTCGCTGAACTTTCAGCACGTAACCTTGCAAACGTAACTGTTGCAACTCCTGCAACTGCAAGCGTACTTGACATCGTAAACGCAGATAAACTTCTTGTTACTAAAGAAGCTATCTCATCAATCGAGGAGGTTCTTGCATAA
- the rplC gene encoding 50S ribosomal protein L3, whose translation MTKGILGKKVGMTQIFTEAGEFIPVTVIEATPNVVLQVKTVETDGYEAVQVGFDDKREVLSNKPAKGHVAKANTAPKRFIREFKNIEGLEVGSEITVDIFEAGDVVDVTGTSKGKGFQGVIKRHGQSRGPMAHGSRYHRRPGSMGPVAPNRVFKNKHLAGRMGGNRVTIQNLEIVQVIPEKNVILIKGNVPGAKKSLITIKSAVKAAK comes from the coding sequence ATGACAAAAGGAATCTTAGGGAAAAAAGTGGGAATGACTCAAATCTTCACTGAAGCAGGTGAATTTATCCCTGTTACTGTCATTGAAGCTACTCCAAACGTTGTGCTTCAAGTTAAAACTGTTGAAACAGACGGTTACGAAGCAGTTCAAGTTGGTTTTGATGACAAACGTGAAGTATTGAGCAACAAACCTGCCAAAGGCCACGTAGCGAAAGCTAACACAGCTCCTAAGCGCTTCATTCGTGAATTCAAAAACATTGAAGGCTTAGAAGTTGGATCAGAAATCACAGTTGACATATTCGAAGCTGGAGATGTTGTTGATGTAACTGGTACTTCAAAAGGTAAAGGTTTCCAAGGTGTTATCAAGCGCCACGGTCAATCACGCGGACCTATGGCTCACGGTTCTCGTTACCATCGTCGTCCAGGTTCAATGGGACCTGTAGCGCCTAACCGTGTTTTCAAAAACAAACACTTGGCAGGACGTATGGGTGGCAACCGTGTGACAATTCAAAACCTTGAAATTGTACAAGTTATCCCAGAGAAAAACGTTATCCTTATCAAAGGTAACGTACCAGGTGCTAAGAAATCTCTTATCACTATCAAATCAGCAGTTAAAGCTGCTAAATAA
- the rpsJ gene encoding 30S ribosomal protein S10: MANKKIRIRLKAYEHRTLDTAAEKIVETATRTGATVAGPVPLPTERSLYTIIRATHKYKDSREQFEMRTHKRLIDIINPTQKTVDALMKLDLPSGVNVEIKL, translated from the coding sequence ATGGCAAACAAAAAAATTCGTATCCGTTTGAAAGCTTACGAACACCGTACGCTTGATACAGCGGCTGAAAAAATCGTAGAAACTGCAACTCGCACTGGTGCGACAGTTGCTGGGCCAGTCCCACTTCCAACTGAACGTAGTCTCTACACAATTATTCGTGCGACTCACAAATATAAAGATTCTCGCGAACAATTTGAAATGCGTACACACAAACGTCTCATCGACATTATCAACCCAACTCAAAAAACAGTTGACGCTTTGATGAAACTTGATCTTCCAAGTGGTGTGAACGTCGAAATCAAACTTTAA
- the ruvB gene encoding Holliday junction branch migration DNA helicase RuvB: MARILDNDLLGDEEYVERTLRPQYFKEYIGQDKVKDQLKIFIEAAKLRDEALDHTLLFGPPGLGKTTMAFVIANEMGVNLKQTSGPAIEKAGDLVAILNDLEPGDILFIDEIHRMPMAVEEVLYSAMEDYCIDIMIGAGETSRSVHLDLPPFTLVGATTRAGMLSNPLRARFGINGHMEYYELPDLTEIVERTSEIFEMTITPEAALELARRSRGTPRIANRLLKRVRDYAQIMGDGVIDDKIADQALTMLDVDHEGLDYVDQKILRTMIEMYGGGPVGLGTLSVNIAEERETVEDMYEPYLIQKGFIMRTRTGRVATAKAYEHMGYDYTRDN; encoded by the coding sequence ATGGCAAGAATATTAGATAATGATTTACTAGGAGATGAGGAGTATGTGGAGCGTACCCTTCGCCCTCAGTACTTTAAGGAATATATTGGTCAAGATAAGGTTAAGGACCAATTAAAAATTTTTATAGAAGCAGCTAAACTCCGTGATGAGGCTCTAGACCATACCCTTTTGTTTGGCCCACCTGGTTTGGGTAAAACGACTATGGCATTTGTAATCGCCAATGAGATGGGAGTGAATTTGAAGCAAACATCTGGGCCGGCAATTGAAAAGGCTGGTGATTTAGTTGCTATACTCAATGACTTGGAGCCGGGAGACATCTTATTTATTGATGAGATTCATCGTATGCCTATGGCAGTGGAAGAAGTTCTTTATAGCGCTATGGAAGATTACTGCATCGATATCATGATTGGAGCAGGTGAAACAAGTCGTAGTGTTCATCTAGACCTGCCTCCCTTTACTTTGGTTGGTGCGACCACACGAGCAGGTATGCTGTCAAATCCCTTGAGAGCTCGCTTTGGAATCAATGGTCATATGGAATATTATGAGTTACCTGATTTGACAGAGATTGTAGAACGTACTTCGGAAATCTTTGAAATGACAATAACACCAGAGGCTGCCTTGGAATTAGCACGGCGTAGTCGTGGAACACCACGTATTGCTAACCGCCTGCTTAAGCGCGTGCGAGACTATGCTCAAATCATGGGTGATGGTGTCATTGACGATAAGATTGCAGATCAGGCATTGACTATGCTGGATGTAGATCATGAAGGGTTAGACTACGTTGACCAAAAAATCCTCCGAACTATGATTGAGATGTATGGGGGAGGCCCAGTTGGCTTAGGTACTTTATCAGTTAATATTGCTGAAGAGCGAGAAACAGTGGAAGATATGTATGAACCCTACCTAATCCAAAAAGGTTTCATTATGCGTACACGAACAGGACGTGTCGCAACTGCTAAAGCCTATGAGCATATGGGATATGACTATACTCGAGATAATTAA
- a CDS encoding acyltransferase family protein, translating to MRINWFSYIRVTGLLLVLVYHFFPSVLPGGFIGVDVFFTFSGYLITALLIDEMSRTHRIDYLGFMRRRFYRIVPPLVLMVLICTPLALLVRNDFIAGIGHQITSVIGFVTNYYEILTGGNYENQFNQHIYLHTWSLAIEVHYYILWGALLWFLAKRVKHQNQFRGLVFMVSLTCFTVSFLSMFISAFFVDGFSRLYFSSITHAYPFFLGSLFATLSGVHETTARFKKNVRLWELKKTVLYMVGSFALLLLLGLVLHFEERITYLFGFFLASLFTAVMIYSARILHEKLPGKSEPAFISYLAEISYSVYLFHWPLYIIFSQLTNNIIAVILTTILSIVFATLSYYIIEPFIAGRKGSLFGIDLDLTPYRHIVLYIFSGLTLITVLISLFAPAVGNFEKDLVAKGLSQAQTKMKLTRTNAENSQATSFGVNKGVVILGDSVALRSKDQIESSIDNVAIDAVVSRNLSTINDLLKDYADSNALAKDVVIAGGVNEIDDYKGVINKMIKNLPKGHHIIFVTPYNGSKSGSEAVSLVQLRKYELEMAKKYDFVTVADWYQVAKENISIWNGTDGVHFGSDSDSINRGAKLYTNTIKEAIAKANQKPVKGGKK from the coding sequence ATGAGAATTAACTGGTTTTCTTATATTCGTGTGACAGGGCTCCTTTTAGTTCTTGTCTATCATTTTTTTCCAAGCGTTCTTCCTGGGGGATTCATTGGTGTTGATGTCTTCTTTACCTTTTCAGGCTATCTGATTACGGCACTTTTGATTGATGAGATGTCTAGGACACATCGAATTGATTATCTTGGTTTTATGCGACGACGCTTTTACCGTATAGTACCCCCACTTGTACTGATGGTTCTTATCTGTACCCCTTTAGCACTCTTGGTTCGAAATGATTTCATTGCAGGCATCGGGCATCAGATCACCTCTGTTATAGGTTTTGTAACTAACTATTATGAAATTTTAACTGGGGGGAATTATGAGAATCAGTTTAACCAGCATATCTACCTCCATACATGGAGTCTGGCTATTGAGGTTCATTATTATATTCTCTGGGGTGCCTTACTTTGGTTCCTAGCAAAGCGTGTTAAGCATCAAAATCAATTTAGAGGCCTAGTTTTCATGGTATCTCTTACCTGCTTTACGGTGAGTTTCCTATCTATGTTTATTAGTGCTTTCTTTGTTGATGGTTTTTCTCGCTTGTATTTTTCTTCAATCACGCACGCTTATCCTTTCTTTTTAGGTTCGCTTTTTGCGACACTTTCAGGTGTACATGAGACGACTGCTAGGTTTAAGAAAAATGTTCGCCTATGGGAACTTAAAAAGACAGTTCTTTATATGGTTGGTAGCTTTGCTCTGCTCTTATTGTTGGGATTAGTCCTTCATTTTGAAGAACGTATTACCTATCTATTTGGGTTCTTTTTGGCTAGTTTGTTTACAGCTGTCATGATTTACTCTGCACGTATTCTCCATGAGAAGCTACCTGGCAAATCAGAGCCTGCTTTTATTAGTTATTTGGCGGAAATCAGTTACAGCGTTTATTTGTTCCACTGGCCGCTATATATTATCTTCAGCCAATTAACCAATAATATCATTGCAGTCATACTGACAACAATTTTGTCAATCGTTTTTGCGACACTTTCCTACTATATAATAGAGCCGTTTATTGCGGGAAGAAAGGGAAGTCTCTTTGGAATAGATTTGGACTTGACACCTTACCGACATATTGTGCTCTATATCTTCAGTGGGCTCACCTTAATTACAGTGCTCATTTCTCTCTTTGCGCCAGCTGTTGGGAACTTTGAGAAAGATTTGGTAGCTAAGGGATTGTCACAAGCTCAGACGAAGATGAAATTAACACGTACCAATGCTGAAAACAGTCAAGCTACCTCTTTTGGTGTGAATAAAGGAGTGGTAATTCTAGGGGATTCCGTTGCTCTTAGGTCGAAAGATCAGATTGAATCAAGTATTGATAATGTCGCTATAGATGCAGTAGTCAGCCGTAATCTATCAACTATTAATGATTTACTTAAAGATTATGCGGATAGTAATGCCCTTGCAAAAGATGTTGTTATTGCTGGTGGTGTTAATGAGATTGATGACTATAAAGGGGTCATTAATAAAATGATTAAAAATCTACCTAAAGGTCACCATATCATCTTTGTGACACCATATAATGGTAGTAAGTCTGGAAGTGAAGCCGTATCTTTGGTTCAGTTACGTAAGTATGAGTTAGAGATGGCTAAGAAATATGACTTTGTGACGGTTGCTGATTGGTATCAAGTTGCTAAAGAAAATATTTCTATCTGGAATGGTACAGATGGGGTTCACTTTGGCTCCGATAGTGACTCTATTAACCGTGGGGCTAAATTATATACCAATACGATTAAAGAGGCTATCGCGAAAGCAAATCAGAAACCTGTTAAGGGTGGTAAAAAATAA
- a CDS encoding membrane protein: MNFKQLKNFDFKNIDINRNQFEHITVGLIILCALSLLLVTIKTQHSIKIDGTKITYKGQMQNHRLNGQGTLTYDNGDTYTGGFKNGSFNGQGTFKSHEGWTYEGEFKSGQADGQGKLTTENKVIYKGKFTQGIFKG; encoded by the coding sequence ATGAATTTTAAACAGCTAAAGAATTTTGATTTCAAAAATATTGATATTAATCGTAATCAATTTGAGCATATCACGGTAGGGCTTATTATTTTATGCGCTCTGTCCTTGTTGTTGGTGACTATAAAAACGCAACATTCTATTAAAATTGATGGGACTAAAATCACCTATAAAGGTCAGATGCAGAACCATCGTTTAAACGGTCAAGGAACTCTGACCTATGATAATGGTGATACCTATACGGGTGGATTTAAAAATGGTTCTTTTAATGGTCAAGGAACTTTTAAATCTCACGAAGGTTGGACTTATGAAGGAGAGTTCAAGTCTGGTCAAGCAGATGGCCAAGGAAAATTGACTACTGAAAATAAGGTTATCTACAAAGGAAAATTTACACAAGGGATTTTTAAAGGATGA
- a CDS encoding low molecular weight protein-tyrosine-phosphatase: MNKVVFVCLGNICRSPMAEFIMKALDQDGSLHIESRATSSWEHGNPVHQGTQKILRKYAVSFDSSKGSQQISQSDFEFFDLIVGMNESNVEDLLQVSAGRYDDKIKLFRPGGVPDPWYTGDFEETYNLVTAACQDWLQWIRDRQ; this comes from the coding sequence ATGAATAAGGTTGTATTTGTTTGTCTGGGAAATATTTGTCGAAGCCCTATGGCGGAGTTTATAATGAAAGCGCTTGACCAAGATGGGTCTTTGCATATTGAAAGTCGTGCAACTTCGTCTTGGGAACATGGAAATCCAGTTCACCAAGGAACTCAAAAGATTTTAAGGAAATATGCGGTTTCTTTTGATTCTTCCAAAGGCTCACAACAGATAAGTCAGTCAGATTTTGAATTCTTTGATCTGATTGTGGGGATGAATGAGTCAAATGTTGAGGATCTCCTACAAGTATCTGCGGGTCGTTATGACGATAAAATTAAGCTCTTTAGACCTGGTGGGGTTCCGGACCCATGGTACACAGGTGATTTTGAAGAAACATACAATTTGGTAACTGCAGCTTGCCAAGATTGGCTACAGTGGATTAGGGATAGACAATGA
- a CDS encoding adenylosuccinate synthase — MTSVVVVGTQWGDEGKGKITDFLSQDAEVIARYQGGDNAGHTIVIDGKKFKLHLIPSGVFFPEKISVIGNGVVVNPKSLVKELEYLHTEGVSTESLRISDRAHVILPYHIKLDQLQEAAKGDNKIGTTNKGIGPAYMDKAARVGIRIADLLDEEIFASRLKTNLAEKNRLFSKMYESEELSFDEIFEEYYAYGQQIKQYVTDTSVILNDALDAGKRVLFEGAQGVMLDIDQGTYPFVTSSNPVAGGVTIGSGVGPSKINKVVGVCKAYTSRVGDGPFPTELFDEVGERIREVGHEYGTTTGRPRRVGWFDSVVMRHSRRVSGITNLSLNCIDVLSGLDTVKICVAYDLDGERIDYYPASLEQLKRCKPIYEELPGWEEDITGCRSLDELPENARNYVRRIGELVGIRISTFSVGPGREQTNILESVWSNI, encoded by the coding sequence ATGACATCAGTAGTTGTTGTGGGTACCCAGTGGGGTGATGAAGGTAAAGGGAAAATTACAGATTTCCTAAGTCAAGATGCCGAAGTGATCGCACGTTATCAAGGTGGGGACAATGCAGGTCACACGATTGTTATCGATGGTAAGAAATTCAAATTGCACTTGATTCCATCAGGTGTTTTCTTCCCAGAGAAAATCTCTGTCATTGGTAATGGTGTCGTAGTGAATCCTAAATCACTTGTCAAAGAGTTGGAATATCTTCATACAGAAGGTGTATCAACAGAGAGTCTTCGCATTTCTGACCGCGCACATGTTATCTTGCCATACCATATTAAACTTGATCAACTGCAAGAAGCTGCTAAAGGTGACAATAAAATTGGTACAACTAACAAAGGTATCGGTCCGGCCTATATGGATAAGGCTGCGCGTGTTGGTATCCGTATTGCCGATCTTTTAGACGAAGAAATCTTTGCTAGTCGCTTGAAGACAAACCTGGCTGAGAAAAACCGTCTTTTCAGTAAGATGTATGAGTCTGAAGAGTTATCATTCGATGAGATTTTCGAAGAATACTACGCCTACGGACAACAAATTAAACAATACGTCACAGATACATCTGTTATCTTGAATGATGCTCTTGATGCAGGTAAACGTGTCCTCTTTGAAGGAGCTCAAGGAGTTATGCTTGATATTGACCAAGGAACATACCCATTTGTAACGTCATCAAACCCAGTTGCTGGTGGTGTTACAATTGGTTCTGGTGTTGGGCCATCTAAAATTAATAAGGTTGTGGGTGTATGTAAGGCCTATACAAGTCGTGTCGGCGATGGTCCTTTCCCAACTGAGTTGTTTGATGAAGTGGGTGAACGTATCCGTGAAGTTGGCCATGAATATGGAACAACAACTGGACGTCCACGTCGTGTGGGATGGTTTGACTCAGTGGTAATGCGTCATAGCCGTCGTGTATCAGGTATTACAAACCTTAGCTTGAACTGTATCGACGTTCTTTCTGGTCTTGATACTGTGAAAATTTGTGTAGCCTACGATCTTGATGGTGAGCGCATTGATTACTATCCGGCTAGCCTTGAGCAATTGAAACGTTGTAAACCAATTTATGAAGAATTGCCAGGTTGGGAAGAGGATATTACAGGTTGCCGTAGTTTAGATGAGCTTCCTGAAAATGCCCGTAATTATGTTCGTCGTATTGGTGAGTTGGTCGGTATACGTATCTCTACCTTCTCTGTAGGACCTGGACGTGAACAAACAAACATTCTTGAGAGTGTTTGGTCAAATATCTAA
- a CDS encoding DNA topology modulation protein: MKIAIIGYSGSGKSTLANFLGQHYNCEVLHLDKIHFTSNWQERTVDEMTDNISTFMLQSDWIIEGNYSACLYEERMREADCIVYFNFNRVNCLYRAFRRYLTYRGKTRPSMAEGCNEKFDFTFVKWILLDGRSQKYVERYNAVVKNYSDKTIILKNQRQLNDYMKQVK, translated from the coding sequence TTGAAAATTGCAATCATTGGCTATAGTGGTTCTGGAAAGTCGACTTTGGCAAATTTTTTAGGTCAACACTACAATTGTGAGGTACTTCATTTAGATAAAATTCATTTCACATCAAATTGGCAAGAGCGAACAGTTGATGAAATGACTGACAATATATCAACATTTATGCTACAAAGTGATTGGATTATTGAAGGGAATTACTCGGCCTGTCTTTATGAAGAACGTATGAGGGAAGCTGACTGTATTGTCTATTTCAACTTTAACAGAGTTAATTGTCTCTATCGGGCGTTTAGGCGTTATTTAACATATAGGGGAAAGACACGTCCTAGCATGGCAGAAGGCTGTAATGAAAAATTTGATTTTACATTTGTGAAATGGATTTTATTAGACGGACGTTCTCAAAAATATGTAGAGAGATATAATGCAGTTGTTAAAAATTATTCTGACAAGACAATTATTTTAAAGAATCAAAGGCAGTTAAATGATTATATGAAGCAGGTTAAATAG
- a CDS encoding MFS transporter: MIKKQIFHYLFATFLVTVAYTLPHSILTVLLLEKGLSISQILIIQSAYSLAIILFEFPSGMLSDNWSRKYLYLSSRVLLIIMFLIVLISSNFYFLYLAWFIYGIAAAFESGTLDSYLINKLKRSSNDKLIESFISKDNKIQFASMIIGSGIGGILYFMIGIKIYIIAIILVCLSIFDIGFFFQEDRDYYKEKINIDTFKKQISISFKELKENSILRVIIVFDLLTQLFFQAHFQLWQSFLLEKGIDKRYFTAFYFLFQIISILSYSIHTDKLQKLVNYRLFLLLVIALPLFFLSNLPVVYLIAYILYVFIFYIIQFVLNIYFNKQVSTKTISSLISLKSTISRISGLLILYALSFLLNYMSVSLVISSAFILSLLSILLLLNYFIKNYI, translated from the coding sequence ATGATTAAAAAACAAATTTTTCATTATCTATTTGCAACTTTCTTAGTTACAGTTGCCTATACACTACCTCATTCAATACTTACAGTCTTATTACTAGAAAAAGGACTATCAATTTCTCAAATATTAATAATACAGTCTGCATACAGTCTAGCAATTATATTGTTTGAATTTCCAAGTGGAATGCTATCAGACAATTGGTCAAGAAAGTATTTATACTTATCATCAAGAGTTTTATTAATAATTATGTTTCTTATTGTCCTTATATCTTCCAACTTCTATTTTTTATATTTAGCTTGGTTTATATATGGGATTGCAGCAGCATTTGAAAGCGGTACTTTGGATTCCTATTTAATAAATAAATTGAAACGTTCATCTAATGATAAACTTATTGAATCTTTTATTTCTAAAGATAATAAAATTCAATTTGCATCTATGATTATCGGTAGTGGTATAGGTGGTATTCTATATTTTATGATAGGTATAAAAATATATATTATTGCTATAATATTAGTTTGTTTATCTATTTTTGATATTGGCTTTTTCTTCCAAGAAGATAGAGATTACTATAAAGAAAAAATAAATATAGATACTTTTAAGAAACAAATTTCTATAAGTTTTAAAGAGCTAAAAGAAAATAGTATTCTTAGAGTTATTATTGTTTTTGACTTATTAACACAGTTATTTTTTCAAGCACATTTTCAATTGTGGCAATCCTTTTTATTGGAAAAAGGTATTGATAAACGATATTTCACAGCTTTCTATTTTCTTTTTCAAATAATCAGTATCCTATCCTATTCTATACATACAGACAAACTACAAAAGTTAGTTAACTATCGATTATTTCTCTTATTAGTTATTGCCTTGCCTTTATTTTTCTTATCAAACTTGCCCGTAGTTTATCTTATAGCCTATATTTTATATGTCTTTATATTTTATATAATTCAATTTGTCCTAAATATATATTTTAATAAACAGGTATCAACGAAAACAATATCTTCGTTAATATCTCTCAAGTCAACAATCTCTAGGATAAGTGGATTATTAATTTTATATGCTTTAAGTTTTTTACTGAATTATATGAGCGTTAGTCTTGTGATAAGCTCAGCATTCATTCTCTCCCTTTTATCTATATTATTGTTATTAAATTACTTTATTAAAAATTATATTTAA
- a CDS encoding ThiF family adenylyltransferase: protein MKYKTSLTATTLKSNENLIGIGSKQYTVNDDEFNLSLKILEFLLTEKDEDEILNWLDSNNIDKSVFKKLVANKLITTSKAVFQKEDTMEFKNGLYLDLIINNVQDVLTKFKETTFVIIGCGGIGNFMSYALSVYSPKKLVLIDGDKIERSNLNRQFLFTINDIGKYKSEVIADALKLRNPNLDIEVYTEFISTNNINNILEGKDTNSMFGILSGDDDTAVSISSKYFLTNNVPFVNIGYLNDIAVIGPFVIPHKTSCPFCYGTFSINGEINSNDETMAQLHNQYASPSSIINNSLACDLALSDIIQYFAGNNDSIKSLNARVGINSNSFEKYVLPNTKDPNCSICGGTLDD, encoded by the coding sequence ATGAAATACAAAACAAGCTTAACCGCTACTACACTAAAATCTAATGAAAACTTAATTGGTATTGGCAGTAAACAATATACAGTTAATGATGATGAATTCAATTTATCACTAAAGATTCTAGAATTTCTACTTACAGAAAAAGATGAAGATGAAATCTTAAACTGGTTAGATAGTAATAATATTGATAAGTCGGTTTTTAAAAAATTAGTAGCTAATAAATTAATCACTACTAGTAAAGCTGTTTTCCAAAAAGAAGATACTATGGAATTTAAAAACGGACTTTATCTGGACCTAATAATAAATAACGTTCAAGATGTTCTAACTAAATTTAAAGAAACAACCTTTGTCATTATTGGTTGTGGTGGCATTGGAAACTTTATGAGTTATGCTTTATCGGTCTACTCTCCTAAAAAATTAGTTCTTATCGACGGTGATAAAATTGAAAGAAGTAACTTAAATAGACAATTTCTATTTACGATAAACGATATCGGAAAATACAAGTCAGAAGTAATTGCTGATGCACTAAAATTACGTAATCCTAATCTTGATATTGAAGTATATACAGAGTTTATAAGTACTAATAATATCAATAATATTCTTGAGGGCAAAGATACTAATTCAATGTTTGGGATATTATCTGGAGATGACGATACTGCTGTTTCAATATCATCAAAATACTTTCTCACCAATAATGTTCCATTTGTAAATATTGGTTATTTAAATGATATTGCTGTAATCGGTCCTTTTGTTATTCCTCACAAAACTTCTTGTCCTTTCTGTTATGGAACATTTTCAATCAACGGCGAGATTAATTCTAATGATGAAACAATGGCACAGTTGCATAATCAATATGCCTCACCATCAAGTATTATTAATAATTCACTAGCATGTGATTTAGCGCTATCGGATATTATTCAATATTTTGCAGGTAATAATGATAGTATAAAATCCCTTAATGCTCGAGTGGGTATTAATAGTAACTCCTTTGAAAAGTATGTCCTACCTAATACCAAGGACCCTAACTGTAGTATATGTGGTGGCACACTAGATGATTAA